The following proteins are co-located in the Streptomyces bottropensis ATCC 25435 genome:
- the mpaP gene encoding daptide biosynthesis intramembrane metalloprotease, which yields MSSTPAGAVLLAPERLARPRLAPDVVVHEPAEPGAPWVVQRGSHQYFRLQEDLARLVRAVDGVRDHDDLADALGAPWTQADVGSAVRTLAGAKVLDDGVPKKDRSSWFRFVPPLTLQFTLLKPDRLLTRLAPLVAAVAHRGAAVAASAVTIGGLLALAFQGADLQGALGRPFAPLLYLCVIGAVLATTAVHEIGHGAVLTYYGGRPTRMGMMLFYMSPAFFCDVSDGWRLPRKEQRVRVALAGIATQTVIAGAAALATLFMGASAARDGVLVYAVVTYLSGVLNLLPFVKLDGYIALMSHLDIPHLRDRAMTDARRWLARLLAGGTGYRRDLPGVRWAVPFGLLCMTFPLYIVAGAITLWSDSLQRLGALGALLVLCGIGYFLHHLARGVRRFAREARTAGGRPWRLGAVLALAAAALAVLGQLVQVPYTVNGGYTTAEDGRVTLLLPRSTDRALITAGAPVRLYRAGIATRTRTGAATVAVDGADGKDAMAPLSALIPVRSDALPTPALGLPLDLRGGRDRAPADPSGAAQLDAGSRPGWEWLYTKYVAPAWRW from the coding sequence ATGTCCAGCACACCCGCCGGTGCCGTACTACTGGCCCCCGAGCGGCTGGCCCGTCCCCGCCTCGCCCCCGACGTGGTGGTCCACGAGCCGGCCGAGCCGGGCGCGCCCTGGGTGGTGCAGCGCGGCAGCCACCAGTACTTCCGCCTTCAGGAGGACCTGGCCCGCCTCGTCCGGGCCGTCGACGGCGTACGCGACCACGACGACCTGGCCGACGCCCTCGGCGCACCCTGGACCCAGGCCGACGTCGGCTCGGCGGTGCGGACGCTCGCCGGGGCGAAGGTGCTGGACGACGGAGTGCCGAAGAAGGACCGCAGTTCCTGGTTCCGCTTCGTCCCGCCGCTCACCCTGCAGTTCACCCTTCTCAAGCCGGACCGGCTGCTGACCCGCCTCGCCCCGCTCGTGGCGGCCGTCGCGCACCGCGGGGCCGCCGTCGCCGCATCGGCCGTCACGATCGGCGGACTGCTCGCCCTGGCCTTCCAAGGGGCCGATCTCCAGGGCGCGTTGGGGCGCCCCTTCGCACCCCTGCTCTACCTCTGCGTGATCGGCGCGGTGCTCGCCACCACCGCCGTGCACGAGATCGGCCACGGCGCGGTCCTCACGTACTACGGCGGACGGCCGACCCGGATGGGCATGATGCTCTTCTACATGTCGCCGGCCTTCTTCTGCGACGTGTCCGACGGCTGGCGGCTGCCGCGCAAGGAGCAGCGGGTACGGGTCGCCCTCGCCGGCATCGCCACCCAGACCGTCATCGCCGGGGCCGCCGCCCTCGCCACCCTGTTCATGGGCGCCTCGGCGGCACGCGACGGGGTCCTCGTGTACGCCGTCGTCACCTACCTCTCCGGCGTGCTCAACCTCCTGCCGTTCGTGAAACTGGACGGCTACATCGCGCTGATGAGCCACCTGGACATCCCGCATCTGCGCGACCGGGCGATGACCGACGCCCGCAGATGGCTGGCCCGGCTGCTGGCCGGCGGCACCGGCTACCGCCGCGACCTGCCCGGTGTGCGCTGGGCGGTCCCCTTCGGCCTGCTCTGCATGACTTTCCCGCTCTACATCGTGGCGGGCGCGATCACCCTCTGGTCGGACAGCCTCCAGCGCCTCGGCGCCCTGGGCGCGCTCCTCGTCCTGTGCGGCATCGGCTACTTCCTCCACCACCTGGCGCGAGGGGTACGCCGCTTCGCCCGCGAGGCCCGGACGGCGGGCGGCCGCCCCTGGCGCCTCGGCGCGGTGCTCGCCCTGGCCGCGGCCGCCCTCGCCGTACTCGGGCAGCTGGTCCAGGTCCCGTACACCGTCAACGGCGGCTACACGACGGCCGAGGACGGCCGCGTCACGCTGCTCCTGCCCCGGTCCACCGACCGCGCGCTGATCACCGCCGGCGCCCCGGTACGCCTCTACCGCGCCGGCATCGCGACCCGCACCCGGACCGGCGCCGCGACGGTCGCCGTCGACGGGGCGGACGGCAAGGACGCCATGGCCCCGCTGTCGGCGCTGATCCCGGTCCGCAGCGACGCCCTGCCCACCCCGGCCCTCGGCCTTCCGCTGGACCTGCGCGGCGGCCGTGACCGTGCCCCCGCCGACCCCTCGGGCGCGGCCCAGCTGGACGCGGGCAGCCGCCCGGGCTGGGAGTGGCTCTACACCAAGTACGTCGCACCGGCCTGGCGCTGGTAG
- a CDS encoding ABC transporter permease, with protein sequence MRNLLAGEWAKAWTGRGWLILAGCGVLMSLLGALGYASQGVTAIEEGTMGRAAVTDDIVRSWFMMSLFTSLFGAVFVSREYTSGAIGRSVLMSGGRTRLLAAKVLTATAVGALAALLTAALSLASAWGTLAANGTKPAWHGETWLILLGVFAVNTLAAPWGALVGWIVRHQVGAVVTVVALTLVVDPAVQVLVPEAGKYLMTIAQSSVYRDQKPDLLSTPLALLVIVGWLTAAALLARKLFTARDVV encoded by the coding sequence ATGCGTAACCTGCTCGCCGGTGAATGGGCCAAGGCCTGGACGGGCCGCGGCTGGCTGATCCTGGCCGGGTGCGGTGTCCTGATGTCCCTGCTCGGTGCCCTCGGTTACGCCTCCCAGGGGGTGACGGCCATCGAGGAGGGCACCATGGGCCGGGCCGCCGTCACCGACGACATCGTCCGCTCCTGGTTCATGATGTCCCTCTTCACCTCCCTCTTCGGTGCGGTCTTCGTCTCCCGCGAGTACACCTCGGGCGCCATCGGCCGCTCGGTCCTGATGAGCGGCGGCCGTACCCGCCTGCTCGCCGCCAAGGTGCTGACCGCCACCGCCGTGGGCGCCCTCGCCGCGTTGCTCACCGCCGCGCTGTCCCTCGCCTCCGCGTGGGGCACCCTCGCGGCCAACGGGACGAAGCCCGCGTGGCACGGCGAGACCTGGCTGATCCTGCTGGGCGTCTTCGCCGTCAACACGCTCGCCGCACCCTGGGGCGCGCTGGTCGGCTGGATCGTCCGGCACCAGGTGGGGGCCGTGGTGACCGTCGTCGCGCTGACCCTGGTCGTCGACCCGGCGGTGCAGGTGCTGGTGCCGGAGGCCGGCAAGTACCTGATGACGATCGCCCAGAGTTCCGTCTACCGGGACCAGAAGCCCGACCTGCTCTCCACGCCGCTCGCGCTGCTGGTGATCGTGGGCTGGCTGACGGCCGCCGCGCTGCTCGCCCGGAAGCTGTTCACCGCGCGCGACGTCGTCTGA
- a CDS encoding ABC transporter ATP-binding protein, producing MSTANASSTAGAPVVALRGLTKRFGEVTAVDDLTYEVRPGRIVGLLGRNGAGKTTSLRMLLGLCRPTSGEAAVFGRPYAELPHAARRVGVSMDAVGPLPGASARRELTIWARTLGLPRQRVEEVLDLVGLADGNAASRPVKGYSTGMKQRLALATALLPDPELLVLDEPANGLDPDGIRWLRGLLRGLADEGRTVLVSSHLLSEVEQTVDDVVIIQSSLRYAGPLEGLVGTGEGERLEDRFFSLVGSPTTASAASAASAASTASSAVGGQNHA from the coding sequence TTGAGCACCGCGAACGCGTCGAGCACCGCCGGCGCCCCCGTCGTCGCCCTGCGCGGCCTGACCAAGCGCTTCGGCGAGGTCACGGCGGTCGACGACCTGACGTACGAGGTCCGGCCCGGCCGGATCGTCGGCCTCCTCGGCCGCAACGGAGCCGGCAAGACCACCTCGCTGCGGATGCTGCTCGGCCTGTGCCGGCCGACCTCCGGCGAGGCGGCCGTCTTCGGCCGCCCCTACGCCGAACTGCCCCACGCCGCCCGCCGGGTGGGCGTCAGCATGGACGCCGTGGGGCCGCTGCCCGGCGCCAGTGCCCGACGCGAACTCACCATCTGGGCCCGGACCCTGGGCCTGCCCCGGCAGCGCGTCGAGGAGGTTCTCGACCTGGTGGGCCTGGCCGACGGCAACGCGGCCTCCCGCCCCGTCAAGGGCTACTCGACCGGCATGAAGCAGCGCCTCGCGCTCGCCACCGCGCTGCTCCCCGACCCCGAACTCCTCGTCCTTGACGAGCCCGCCAACGGCCTCGACCCGGACGGCATCCGCTGGCTGCGCGGCCTGCTGCGCGGCCTGGCCGACGAGGGCAGGACCGTCCTCGTCTCCAGCCACCTGCTCTCCGAGGTGGAGCAGACCGTGGACGACGTGGTGATCATCCAGAGCTCGCTGCGGTACGCCGGTCCGCTCGAAGGTCTCGTTGGCACGGGCGAGGGGGAACGCCTCGAAGACCGGTTCTTCTCCCTGGTCGGCTCGCCGACGACGGCTTCGGCCGCCTCGGCTGCTTCAGCCGCATCGACCGCCTCATCCGCTGTCGGAGGACAGAACCATGCGTAA
- a CDS encoding daptide-type RiPP: protein MKDNVTQEPTGFDASLELGMQELEAMEAPGFWSGFKTGVVISTVASAVIAT, encoded by the coding sequence ATGAAGGACAACGTCACACAGGAGCCGACCGGCTTCGACGCGTCGCTGGAGCTGGGCATGCAGGAGCTGGAGGCCATGGAGGCCCCGGGCTTCTGGAGCGGCTTCAAGACCGGCGTCGTGATCAGCACCGTCGCCAGCGCGGTCATCGCCACCTGA
- a CDS encoding daptide-type RiPP, producing the protein MQENFENDNFSSALELGMQELEAMEAPGWWTAGGVVVGATVVSAVGVSTGVAVSIIT; encoded by the coding sequence ATGCAGGAGAACTTCGAGAACGACAACTTCAGCTCCGCCCTGGAGCTGGGCATGCAGGAGCTTGAGGCCATGGAGGCCCCGGGCTGGTGGACCGCCGGTGGCGTCGTCGTCGGTGCGACGGTCGTGTCGGCCGTCGGTGTCTCGACGGGCGTCGCCGTCTCGATCATCACCTGA